The following nucleotide sequence is from Apium graveolens cultivar Ventura chromosome 4, ASM990537v1, whole genome shotgun sequence.
AATACGCATGTTGAACATGCATATTCTTTGTTATTTTTTTAGAAGCCGATTAGATCCTCAAATACGTGTTTTGTGGGTATTTTGGGCGCACACTACCGTCAATTAATATTTTGGTCGGTTTACCTCAAATTGTGTatattttggtttttcacccaTTACAAAAGTCCATAGACAACTGCATATGCGAAGTTTAAAAAACCGAAAGCTCATAATTATTTTTTACGGTTAAAGAAGCAACAAGAAATATATGCATACATATCATGGGAAAGTGTATCTCATTCTCTAAACATCATACCAATCTTTTTACGCTAAATTAATTGATGATCAAATTGCATGTGAGCGTAGTGTTTCCTCTGTAGTAGCTTGCAAGTAAAGGCAGAATATTAATGTCACTCTCTATCAGTTCTGCTAAGCTCTGCCTTAACCTTCTTCATCAATTCTGGATTATGCTTCTTCATAGAACCATGTCCAAGAAGTCCTTATGCTTTGTTGCACTTCCTTCGTTTCGTTGTCACCGTTTCACAAAACCTGAAACAATCTGTAATGTTTTTCCCATATCTATATCTGTTCTTGTCCTTAACCCTTGCAGGTCAAACCATCTAAGCCATGGAAACAAATCAGAGATATTAAGAGTAATAAAGCTCACTTTTCCTTCACTTCCATAGTGCGTCACAAGCAAAACAAGAAATTACAAAGTAAATCGATATAtttgttttctttaaataataaATGATGAAAAGATAACGAAGCCCTGAGTTAATTTGATAGGATTGTTTAATTGTAATTGAGCATCAAAATTGTCCAAAGACAGAGCATTGGTTCTCGACCGATTCCAGAATTGTTGATCCTTAATTTCCTGTTTGTATATTATAATGGAGTAGTTTGTGAGTTTAGAAAATGTTAATCTAATCTTTGGTACGATCATTTTAGATAATGTTTGAATGTTAAGGCCGTCTGTGCTTGAATTGGTTCCAATCTTACTAGTCTCTCAAATTTGTATAGGTGTAATCTCTCATCAACTGACGACCACAAGTGCAGGGGTTTTTGTAATCATGTCGAAATCTCTGGGTTAGTGTATGGCGCTGTTTTACTTCAATTAGCATCATTTTGAGGTATCTATTCTTTAATTTGAATATCAACCAGTATAGTACTCATAACAATTAGCTGTTGTACACCTTACACTATAGTACTCAGGTTAATGTAATGTAAAAAGCAAGCATTCATTGGCAAAACATGTTTAACATGCACGAATAGCTTCGACTGTCCTGCAATAATGCAGTCAGCAGCATCATACATAGCCTTAAAAGTTCCAAATCGAGGTGGTGAAACTGAGGTCTTCATTGATATCATAAGCCTGCCAGCTGTTAGTTTCTGCTCCTTGACGATTCTCTATATCATGCAACTCACCTAACATGTCCCAGTTGAAACTTGTTTTCGCAAATTCTGCAACTGCATTGTCGTCATTCAAAGAAGATTCAAGCTCCGTTAAACTACTGCAGGCCTCTCCTGTATCAAAATGATTATCTTTTTTGATAATACCTAGCTGTTGAAGAAACTCATTCAGATCAAGCTGAGGTTTCTCAGGATAAACCCCTGAGGTAATTTTGGATGATGACTCTACTACATCTTTTGCCTTGTCTATTGGACTTGGAGGGAAAGGTTGGTTATTAATAAATGAGGCTTCATTCTTCGGATCAGTGGAGGATGAGCTCGACGAAGATGACTGAGACAACACACCAGTTTTCTTGAGTTCTTGAAGCCTTTGATGAATAACATGAACACTTGGCTGAGCATTCAGATTCAACAGCCCACTAGCCGGGAACAATGTGATGTTATTGTTGGATGGAAACCATTTAAACTTATGTGATTTGTTTAAAGGGTTAAAGTTGGTTCTCAAATGTGGTAAATTTAGGTAAGCATCCGGTCCATATAATCGTCTCGCAGCTTCATCATAAGCCACAGCAGCTTCTTCAGCTGTGGCAAAAGAGCCTAACCAAAGTCTGGTTCTTTTCTTGGGCTCCCTGATTTCTGCCACCCATTTTCCCCAAGTCCTTTGTCTAACTCCTCGGTACTCACAAGTAGCGTTCTGAGGACCGCCTTTGCCTCTCGTCGGGCCTTTCTTCCATGGCTTTAGCGAAACCTTTCGATTATTTTCCATGATGAATTTTGTAAGATGGTTAGAAGGAGAGAGAGCAAGTGAGGAGTATAGAGTGAAGTAGAAGTGGAAGTGAAAGGCGCGGGATATGTATAGAGTGAGTGTTGTTTAGTTTTAAATGTTGTCACGGTTGGAGCTAGTTTTGAAGCCCATGTGACCGTTACTAATAAGAAGTTAGGATTATATGCAGCCCATCTAGACTTGATTCAGTTGTTACAATGTACATTTGCATATATAAAATTCCATTTGTTGTAATCAAACAAGAAAGTAAAGTGAAATCCTACTAGTAGTGTTATTAGATGGTTAAGTGAATGCATTAAAGAGTAGGTGGTGAGAAGAATGTGAAGCCAGTTTGACTAGTTGAAGAACAATTGTATACTTGTATGATTGTGCTTCCTTTCCTTGGATTCTTTGCTACTAGACTGGAGTAGTTGTGATGTTTAACAAACTTCCACTCAATAAATAAATGTTGGATTAATAGATACTgtcgttaaatcaataattttttttgtcGGTGCAAAATGGAGAGTCTATGATGAATCGGGATGAATGAATAAAATATTCTGATTCCAAAGATATTGAATCATGGAGGTACAAGTGTAGCAGATTTGATGAAGAATGTGGTGGAGGAAGAGTAAATACAGTGATGAGTAAATAGTGGAGAGAGCCAGGCACCTCACATCAATTTAGAGTTTCACGAGCTCGATCGTCTAACTTTCACATGTTTTCCAGTCATTCAGTACCTGAATCCCGGGATTTCCACTTCACACTATACTCCCCCCTTCCACTTTTTTCCCATGCTCTCTCTCAcactgtctctctctctctctctcccatcATATTTTTGTACAAAGTTTAGAATCATAGACATTTGCCaaatactaaaatataattatacaAATTTCGTTGCACTCCCACCTGATTAATTGCTTCCATATCGCGGGATAAATTTGTTTTGTTTAATAAAATAGCTGTAAACGATACGTGTTCATTACATTTTCACTCTAaactaaataaaaattattttatatatatacttcTATTTGCATTCAGCTAAATCATATCCATTCCTGAATATTATAAACATTTACTTGGATATTTTTTTTAAGAACAGCTtcaattttaatatatattatgAGTACATATCTGCATAAACCAATTTAGATCACACAAAATGGATCTCCACTCCACTGAAAATTTGAGAATTAAAACACTATATTCCATGGATCAACTATTTGATCAATAGTACGCTAAACATGTATAAGCCAAAAGCAAACAAAGCATACAATTAGTAGATGAGGAACCTATTATGAGATAGATGAAAACAAAGTAAAACTAAACTCGTACTAGGTTATTTCATACTTTTGGAGATCCTTTGCATATATTCCTCCATTTATCTTTCAGGTCTATAGCTGTACGATGTTTTTCAAATATTTCAGCTCCAAATTCTAAGATTTTCTTCCAAGGCATATTTCTGTCGTGATTACTCACAAATCTCCTTACTCCTTCCTGAAACAATGAAATAGTAATTGGTAAAGTGTATCTTAGTGAACAGTGACAGGAAAATAAATGGTCAACAAAACAATTCTTTATATACTAGAAAAAACTGAACAGAACCTATTTTCTAACAGTGATGTGTCCATATATCATGTGGTAGTTCCCAATGCTTCTGTGGCTACTTCATGCAGTTGGCTAAGTGGACGAACCTTAAGAAAACCTACCAGTTAAGAACATTCCAAGAGGTGCAGTGATGGTGCCCCCTAAATTTGAGCAAAGGTGTCTGGGAGAAAACAGTACTGCGACAGAAGCATAGTAGTAATACAAGAATGCTTTAAAGTCTTCATGCTAGAGTATGCTCCTGAATCCCAATTGCATGATTTTTAATACAGTATCCTATTGTTTTCTTACTTCCATTAGCGGAGAGGAGAGAGAAAAGATCAGGAAAGAGACGGTTCTTTATGTAGAAAATACATATAGCGAGGGAGAGTTGGACAGAAAAATGTCCATTACTACTTATGCATCACATCATGAACTAACTTCTGAAAAACATAACTAATTCTGAACTCAAGTTTATCAAATAGCAGACCTTAGAAAGAATACAACAGATATGATCGGCATCGATGGCTCTTAAATGAACAACAAGCCTTAATATGAAAGAAAGATCATCAGGAAAGGCCTCTGACTCCAATTATTTATGCCAGACATGGTCATCCTTCTGTAAACGATCCAATCCAACCTAAACATTATCTTTATCTTACCCCGTAAAGATAATAACCGTAATCTTTACATTACCCCGTAATCTTTACATTACCCCGTTGATTAGTCCGTAATCTTTGATGAATTTCCTGTAATAACCGGCCAGCCCTAGAAAACCCCGTAAAGCCTTAGTTGATTGAGGTGTTGGCCAATCTGTGATGGCCTTGATTTTTGTTGTATCTACTTCAACTCCCTCTTCGTGAATAATGTCCCAGATAATTTACATTTGACTCGCCAAAGGAACACTTAGATTTCTTTAAAAACAACACATTAGAGCGCAAGAGTTCAAAAAACTAATTTCACATGTTGCATATGTTGAACCCATGTTTTGCTATAAATTAATGTCATCAAAGAAAACCAAGACAAACTTACGTAAATGAGGTCGAAAAACTTCGTTCATTAAACTCTAAAAAGTTGAAGGGCCGTTGGTAACCCCAAATAGCATGACCAGAAACTCGAAGTGCCCATGGTGGGTTCTAAAAGCTGTCGTTTCCCTATCTGATGGCGCCATTCTGATTTGGTGAAATCCTGCTTTTAAATCCAACTTTGTAAAATATTGCGCTCCATGAAGTTCGTCCAACAACTCATCCACTGTTGGTATTGGAAATTTATCTTTACTAGTGTTGGCATTAAGTTTACGATAGTCCACACAGAAACGCCATGAGCCATCTTGTTTCTTGACTAAAAGTACCGGGGAAGAGAATGGAGATTTACTTGGCTGGATAATTCCTTGTTTTAGCATCTGTTCACATTGTTTCTCAATTTCATCTTTTTGAAAATGAGGGTATCTATAAGGCCGGACAACAATAGGTCTTTTCCCAGGTAACAAATGTATGCGGTGATCACTCTCGCGGcttggaggtaaacttgaaggCTCTAGGAATAAGTCAGCATATTCTGCCAATAAATTATCTAATATTGTCATATTCAAATTCCGTGTTTGCATCAAACTGAGTCGTGCCTCCGCTAAAGGGGGTTGTCCATGCCACATGACCTTCTTTCCGTTAAGAACAAATTTCATAGTCAAAGAACTAAAGTCCCACAAAATTGGTCCAAGGGTGCATAACCATTTTACTCCCAGCACCACATCAAACCCTTCTAAAGGAATGGTATAAAAATCAGCTTGAAAGATGTCATTCAAAACTTGAAGAGATACTGACTTGCAGATTCCCATGCTTGGTACGCGTTCTCCATTCGCCACACAAACTTGTAATCCTGGTTTTTTCCAGATTTCTAGACCCAAGCTTGGAAGTAAGCCCTCACGCAGAAAGTTATGTGTGCTTCTCGAATCGACCAACACAGAAACCGTAACACCACGTACTTCTGCCAATAGCTGCATAGTGGGCGAATTTCGTGTTCCTCTGATGGCATTCAAAGAGATCTCAAGGTCACTAGCTTTCTCTTCTTCTGATTCACTATCATCATAGGGAACCTCAATCCAGAACAACCTTTTGCATTTGTGCCCTTGTTTATAGgattcatcacaattatagcacaGTCCCTTAGCCCTTCCTTCTGCCATCTCTGCTCGTGTTAGCCTCTTGACAAAAGGTGTTGAAGTGTTCGTTCGATTGCAATTGCTATTAGGCTTCCGGAATTGTTCCCCACTTTTGGTGTTTGCATTCTTGATAGATGAGAAAATAGATTCATTATTGTTGGATTTAGGAGTGGACCGGCTTCCATTGACACGCGAGGTTAAGGTTCCGTGTGACACTAATTGCTTCCTTTCTAATGCTCGAGCCATATTCATAGCAATAACAAGATTCCCTGGTTGTTGTAACTCAATATCAATTCTCAACTCCTCTCTTAAACCAGCAATAAAAAGATTTACTTGTTGACGCGGGTTAAGATCTGAAGTTCTGGCCAACAAGGACTGGAAGTTGGCGTTGATAATCTTAAACAGATCCACTTTGTTTGAAATTAGCCAACTCGTCAAGAGGATTACTACTCATAGGGGGCCCGAATCGCACATGACAACATTCTTTAAATCTCTCCCAGTTCATATCTGTCTCCTCCTGTTCAATTTGATCAAACCCAAGTTGTGCCTCACCTAATAAGTGGAAGGAAAGTAGTCCCACCTTATTTTCTTCAGCAATCTTTTGgttgataaaaaaaaattcacaTCTTTTTGGCCATCCCAAAGGCCATCAAACGTAGGAAATTCCATCTTAGAGTATCGAGGTACCATAAAACCTCATGACTGTGAATCATTCGGATTTCTATTACCTGAACTTCCTCTACTGCCATGAATTCTGCTGTGTTGCTCTCCCCCGCTGTCTTTATCAACATCTTTCCCTTTCCCTTTAACCGATATTGATAACTCTGCCATCTGCTATTCCTGATAGCCGAATCGGTGTCTGCGCCGCGTAAGGGTAGCCATTTGTTCCATAAACACATCTAGTTTACTCGCTAAACTTTCCGCATCACCCATGACGGACGGCTCTGATATCAAGATGTTATGTGCCTGAGCGTAGGATCTAGTCACAGGTCTGGATACGAGAGAATTCTTATATGAAGCTATGGTGAATTGTTCTCAGCAAGACTCGTCCTTGACAGAGCCCCTTTTTGAGACTTAATTTCCAGAGAATAAAACTTAATTTCTTATTCCTCTCTAAAGGCCTTTATATAGGCTACATATAGGTTGCGTAAAGCAGGAAACACAGATCCTAAATTATAGGATAATTATTTGGAAAACAGAATAAAACAAAACAGGAAATAACTAATAAGTCTGGATGCTAATACTCCTAGTAATTTATTGCCTTTATTAAATTGATCTCCTTCCCATTACTATGTTTATTAATTTGATCACCTTCCCATTACTATGTTGACTTCCCCCTCCTTTTATAATACTTCCCAGTAAATGCATCTATATCATCCTATTACTTCAAATATTATGAAGAATGTCTATGGTACGATGAGATAGATTGCAAAATTGGATGATGAATATGAAATAATAGTACAACTTGACATCGCTAATGGCCTAGAAAAAAATGCACCAAACTTGTGATTCTATCGTTTTCAAGGCCTTACGAAAGAGCAGAATTATAGAGTTAAAATCAGAGCCAATTGAAGTCGTAAAGAAAGTTGAAGCTGAGTCAGGAATGGAGCATGACAAGTACGTTGACACAGAGCCACAAATCGGTCATGATAAGCATCTTGAAATTGAGCCTCTAAAGGGGCCTGATACGTTTTTTTTGGAAAAGAAACTCAAGATAAAAAAGATTTGGTTGAGCATATCGAGTTAGTAAGTTTGATGATATATCTCAATTATTTCTAAAAGTTCATGCTGAATGCGTATGGAGCCCTAGTTGAGGATTATGGAGTCTTCTTCACTATAAAACTTGTGGTCGGGTTTTTttcaaaggagaggagaatgaCGCGGAACAAGGAATAATTAAATCACTTTGCGTATATTTTACATTATTGTTTAGATTTAAAAGTAATTATAATTGATTAGCTCGTTAAGTTATACTAAGTATATTTATTAGGAAGATTCTAGAAGAATAATAGAAGAATGTTTGCTTCAATTAGTTATGGTGGTAGATATTTGTAGGGCTTAGTTTCATTTGGAAATTACTTGGCTCCCAAGTAATTAATTACCTATATAAACTCTGGTAATCCTTCTTTATTGAATAGAGTTGAATGATGAATTAAAATCTGCGGATTTTTGTGTGTTTGGTTGATTCTCTGCGGAGATAGGCCCATATACCCTTGTTTACCCTATCCCTAACCCCTGTCCTAAATCAGTCGACCCACATTTATGTATTTGAATAGGTCAAACTATATTTACTTTAATGAGGCTGGCATCGCCGCCTTGTGCCTTAGCAAGTGAGGCACACACCTCTTTTAAGTAGCCTTGGGCAAGCGAGACGAGGTTAGTGCAACTCAAAGCGCTTCTCATCAATGCATGCATTTATAAACTCTCGCTAACAGTAAACCTAACTTCATCGTGATCTTTGACTATTATGTGAAAAGACGAGTCTCAAAGCAAAGCGCGCATAGTAATCCCATGCATTAGCGCAAACTTAGTTATTTATATAAGAAAAGAAAACATTGTATCTGATAGTCAAAATATCTTAAAGTATGGGGCAGGGATGAGTATTAAACTCTAGAGCTTTTCCTCAGACAATAACATTTACAACGCATGCTCACAAATGTTAAAACAATACATCAAAAGACTATCAGAAAAGCTAGTACCTTTAGTGCCTCTTCCTCAGCATTTGACCATGGGACTTTCTTTCTCCTCAACTGCGGAACTGATGGACATGGACTGCAAAATATGCAGTATCAACCTTTGTGAATACTTCTAGCACCACTAAAGTGGGTAATTATGGTAGGGAGACAAATTTCCAGAGGATAATAAATATAGTGCTGTCTGATTATTATAAGGTCAACTCAATCTCGAAAGTAGAATCAAATGTTTAGCATGTTCAAGTTTAAGAAACTTACTAGTGCTGTTCTTGCTTTTGGACTCTAAAGGAGTGACAAGCAATAGACTTGTCATCATTTCCTCCTAAAGTCCCCTCTACATCACGACGCACTGGTTTTGCACGTTCACAAGGTAAAACAAGTAACTGATCAGAAACATCTTGCTCCCTACTAGTTCCAGTAATTGGCTCACTCCCATGGGCAATTTTCAAGTTGTTGCAATTAGAATTGTGAACTTCACTATCACGTACAGCTCGTAATGCTTTTTTTTGTTCTTCATTATTCTTCAGTAGGATCACACCATTTGGCTGCTGTGAAACTTCCTGAAGCTTTTCAACTACAGAAAGTTCTGTGCGCCCTCCACAGAATGAATTATAAACTTTACAGTTGTGGACATCTAGCTCTGGAACCTGCTGTACTTGTTCTCTTATAGATTGGCAGCATGCTGACCTGCCACTCCTTCCTGCATTTCGCTTGTCAACAATATTTTGTCCACCAGTTACAACTCTTTCTCCTTCCCTACTGCTCAAATCAAAGGATCCTGAAGGCTTTTCTTTCATATATATTATAGATCGAGCATGATTCACCCTGCTCGCAGAATTATCTGAAACTTCAATTTCTTTTGAATGAATCTGATCTTCCCTGCCCAAAACATTGGAGTTCCTCGGCCGATATTTTTCTCTGTCAATAAAGGACAGGAGAGCTTTCTTTGCCAAGCAATATTGCTTCTTGCTATCAGAGTATTCGGCAGCTGCTCGGGAATATGCACAGAAGGGGCAGTAAAACCTCCTTTTTGCATCAAAAGTGGGAGCAACCCCTAAGCATCTTTCATGGACCACTCTTCGGCAGGTCCCAGAACTACAAACCAACAACTGACCCCCTATCTTACATATCATACAGAGTTCTTTCTTTTGACCATTTAATTTTTCCAAGGTATCTTGAGTGTCTAAATGTTGAGCATTTGTAATTGTATTCTCTCTCACAAAAATATCATCATTTTCATCATGGTAGGTGTCAACATAACTTAAATTTTCTCGTTGATGATCACTCTTCCTTGTAGCATTGACTCCGCCACAGCATAGACTATTCGGAGAAATTAGCGAGCAACTCTGCTCACATTTACCTTTGGCAGCATCAAAAGATTTTGTTTTTTGAGTTGCAGCCTGACGTGAACCACCAAAACTTCTCAATTCAGCACAGTGTTCACCAATGCTTTTAAGTTTATCAGCACCTTGAGTCATTTTTCCCACATTAGCTTGTATATTATTATGCAAAAGGTCAGCCTCGATAGTGGAGCTCATTTTAAGCTTCTTCAATGTGACAAAATCATGATCAACATTCTTAGAAGAGATGTTACCCTTGAAGGATTTCCTCTGAGGTTCTTCATCTACATTTGACCCATCTCTTCCACTATCTATAACAATTCTTCCAGGAACATCATCAACATCTCTTTTCTCAGGAAAAGAAGCCAAGTCATTACCTTCCACAACCTGCTGGGTACAGAAGACATCCCGCTTACGCTTCGTGGCAGCATCAACATTTGGATAAGCATTGTACACAACCATTTGCTTACAAGCAGATACCACACCTTGATTACCAGAAGCTGACTCATCCACGCCCCTCTTCACAGATGACAAGTCTCTAACTTTGAGATTCTCAGGAGCATCACAGTTGCTCCCTTCAGGTGGTCTCTTTGTGACGTCATCTGACCGATAAATAATCAGCAAACAACTCCTTTCCTTCAAGGAAGAGTTTAGTAAATGTCCGTCTTTCAGAATCACATACTTCAGCTATTCGTCAACACAGAATCACAAAGCAAACATTAAGCAAAATTCCGATTTTTTATTTGCTTTCATTAACTTCTAAATCTACCAAAAAATAGCATCTCAACCTTTTTCAAATTGCATTTGGGAAAACaagattttttatttttaaaaaacgACTTAACATCCCATCTTAACATCTCAGGTTCACTGAACTAGCAATTCGGTCTTAAAGACTCCCAACACATACAATACACACAAATTACTTAATCAAACAAAAAAAGAAGAAACATCAAAAACCActacacacacaaacacacaagTACCTTGAGCAATACTTGTGTAAGCACAATCTCGCAACAATCCGAAGGAGCAAAACCAACAGCATTACATTTCCCAGACAAACACTCTAGAATTCTCAAGCAAACCAATTCCTTGGCATTCTTGGCATCATTCTCCAACACATCATCAGGAATCATTTTCACTAAATCTACAacaatattaataataataacaatcaaAAATAACAAAAATCCATACACATAAAAAAAAGAACATAGAAATACAATCACAAAAAGCAAAACAAGAAGTGGAGAAAATGATGAAGTAAAAGGGAACATACTAATTAAAACAGAGGGGTCGGAGTTATAAGAAGGAAGAGTTTCAACTCCCCATATCCATGGAAgccaagaagaagaagaagaagcatTTGGTTTGGAGATGACATCATACATATTAATACACACCGCCGGGACAAGCTGTGTGGTAGGCTGGTAGCTTCTTGTAATCCTTTTTACCCCTCCTTCCAACTCTCACTTGAGCTATGTTTTACAAACTTTTTTtggagagaaaagaaaagaaatttaaAGGAGCTTGTTCCTGAAAtgaaagaaaggaaaagaaagGTACAGCTACAGATTTGGCAAGGGAAaaagttttctttatttttgtctCCAAAATCTTCATTTCTACTTTTGTTTTTCTACTTTTGGAAAGATTAGGAGAGAAAGGAAAATTGTTCATATATAACATAATTTAAGCATTTTTTATAAGAAAATGTGGACATCTATAGCGGAATTAATATTCTATTTTTGCACAAAATTTCTGGGTGAAAAAAGAAACTTATTCCGTTAAAAATATTCTCTCAACCAAAAAATACTTAAGTTTGAACCTTAAAATATAGATTTAAGTGGTGTTTGGTTCATAATTTTTATTAGCCTAAAACTCATACCTGAGATTTGATATTCATTTTATTATTCATCTTTATTTTTGCAATTAAATACAGTTTTAGTAcatatattttaaatttgatatattatttaattttcaataaaatgataataatttttatttaatgccaattagtaagatttaatttactaaaaaatattaaattattatttaattggttAAATTATATTTTACTAATCGTATactttttattaatattttttgtAAATTGTGTAGAAACTTAATTTTAATGTACAATGTATATTTACATATAATTATAAACTCAAAATTGAGATGTCAATCATATTTAAAATTAAACAGACTCATTCGAGCACTGAACCAAACACATAATATCAAGAATCATTTCTCATCCACATACCTTCTTAACCCCGATTCCTGATTCCAAACCCATACTAACTTCTAAACAAAATGACGTCTAAGAGTTTTACCTTTCATAGTAACTCGATTGATAGGGATAAAAACTCATTGTTATTATATAGCCCCGTTAacttattttcttaattttttacCTTATAAAATTATTTACATAAATACTTAATTTTgctattttaatttttttatcgtAGAAAATCCTTTCTTTAAAAgttattttttttatcgtaggtaacccgcagtcgctacccttcgggtgcgcactgggta
It contains:
- the LOC141720454 gene encoding uncharacterized protein LOC141720454 isoform X1 yields the protein MYDVISKPNASSSSSWLPWIWGVETLPSYNSDPSVLINLVKMIPDDVLENDAKNAKELVCLRILECLSGKCNAVGFAPSDCCEIVLTQVLLKLKYVILKDGHLLNSSLKERSCLLIIYRSDDVTKRPPEGSNCDAPENLKVRDLSSVKRGVDESASGNQGVVSACKQMVVYNAYPNVDAATKRKRDVFCTQQVVEGNDLASFPEKRDVDDVPGRIVIDSGRDGSNVDEEPQRKSFKGNISSKNVDHDFVTLKKLKMSSTIEADLLHNNIQANVGKMTQGADKLKSIGEHCAELRSFGGSRQAATQKTKSFDAAKGKCEQSCSLISPNSLCCGGVNATRKSDHQRENLSYVDTYHDENDDIFVRENTITNAQHLDTQDTLEKLNGQKKELCMICKIGGQLLVCSSGTCRRVVHERCLGVAPTFDAKRRFYCPFCAYSRAAAEYSDSKKQYCLAKKALLSFIDREKYRPRNSNVLGREDQIHSKEIEVSDNSASRVNHARSIIYMKEKPSGSFDLSSREGERVVTGGQNIVDKRNAGRSGRSACCQSIREQVQQVPELDVHNCKVYNSFCGGRTELSVVEKLQEVSQQPNGVILLKNNEEQKKALRAVRDSEVHNSNCNNLKIAHGSEPITGTSREQDVSDQLLVLPCERAKPVRRDVEGTLGGNDDKSIACHSFRVQKQEQHYPCPSVPQLRRKKVPWSNAEEEALKEGVRRFVSNHDRNMPWKKILEFGAEIFEKHRTAIDLKDKWRNICKGSPKV
- the LOC141720454 gene encoding uncharacterized protein LOC141720454 isoform X3 gives rise to the protein MYDVISKPNASSSSSWLPWIWGVETLPSYNSDPSVLINLVKMIPDDVLENDAKNAKELVCLRILECLSGKCNAVGFAPSDCCEIVLTQVLLKLKYVILKDGHLLNSSLKERSCLLIIYRSDDVTKRPPEGSNCDAPENLKVRDLSSVKRGVDESASGNQGVVSACKQMVVYNAYPNVDAATKRKRDVFCTQQVVEGNDLASFPEKRDVDDVPGRIVIDSGRDGSNVDEEPQRKSFKGNISSKNVDHDFVTLKKLKMSSTIEADLLHNNIQANVGKMTQGADKLKSIGEHCAELRSFGGSRQAATQKTKSFDAAKGKCEQSCSLISPNSLCCGGVNATRKSDHQRENLSYVDTYHDENDDIFVRENTITNAQHLDTQDTLEKLNGQKKELCMICKIGGQLLVCSSGTCRRVVHERCLGVAPTFDAKRRFYCPFCAYSRAAAEYSDSKKQYCLAKKALLSFIDREKYRPRNSNVLGREDQIHSKEIEVSDNSASRVNHARSIIYMKEKPSGSFDLSSREGERVVTGGQNIVDKRNAGRSGRSACCQSIREQVQQVPELDVHNCKVYNSFCGGRTELSVVEKLQEVSQQPNGVILLKNNEEQKKALRAVRDSEVHNSNCNNLKIAHGSEPITGTSREQDVSDQLLVLPCERAKPVRRDVEGTLGGNDDKSIACHSFRVQKQEQHYSAVEEKESPMVKC
- the LOC141720454 gene encoding uncharacterized protein LOC141720454 isoform X2, which produces MYDVISKPNASSSSSWLPWIWGVETLPSYNSDPSVLINLVKMIPDDVLENDAKNAKELVCLRILECLSGKCNAVGFAPSDCCEIVLTQVLLKERSCLLIIYRSDDVTKRPPEGSNCDAPENLKVRDLSSVKRGVDESASGNQGVVSACKQMVVYNAYPNVDAATKRKRDVFCTQQVVEGNDLASFPEKRDVDDVPGRIVIDSGRDGSNVDEEPQRKSFKGNISSKNVDHDFVTLKKLKMSSTIEADLLHNNIQANVGKMTQGADKLKSIGEHCAELRSFGGSRQAATQKTKSFDAAKGKCEQSCSLISPNSLCCGGVNATRKSDHQRENLSYVDTYHDENDDIFVRENTITNAQHLDTQDTLEKLNGQKKELCMICKIGGQLLVCSSGTCRRVVHERCLGVAPTFDAKRRFYCPFCAYSRAAAEYSDSKKQYCLAKKALLSFIDREKYRPRNSNVLGREDQIHSKEIEVSDNSASRVNHARSIIYMKEKPSGSFDLSSREGERVVTGGQNIVDKRNAGRSGRSACCQSIREQVQQVPELDVHNCKVYNSFCGGRTELSVVEKLQEVSQQPNGVILLKNNEEQKKALRAVRDSEVHNSNCNNLKIAHGSEPITGTSREQDVSDQLLVLPCERAKPVRRDVEGTLGGNDDKSIACHSFRVQKQEQHYPCPSVPQLRRKKVPWSNAEEEALKEGVRRFVSNHDRNMPWKKILEFGAEIFEKHRTAIDLKDKWRNICKGSPKV
- the LOC141716961 gene encoding dehydration-responsive element-binding protein 2F, yielding MENNRKVSLKPWKKGPTRGKGGPQNATCEYRGVRQRTWGKWVAEIREPKKRTRLWLGSFATAEEAAVAYDEAARRLYGPDAYLNLPHLRTNFNPLNKSHKFKWFPSNNNITLFPASGLLNLNAQPSVHVIHQRLQELKKTGVLSQSSSSSSSSTDPKNEASFINNQPFPPSPIDKAKDVVESSSKITSGVYPEKPQLDLNEFLQQLGIIKKDNHFDTGEACSSLTELESSLNDDNAVAEFAKTSFNWDMLGELHDIENRQGAETNSWQAYDINEDLSFTTSIWNF